The Alnus glutinosa chromosome 3, dhAlnGlut1.1, whole genome shotgun sequence nucleotide sequence gaaatctgCCGAAAAAGGACGTCAGATGACAGAGGAGGCCGATCGCCGAGAGGGACGAGGATTACCGGCGATTGAGCTACGGACGATGCAcatagatagagagagagagagagagagagagagagagagaggaaatttgCCGAAGAGGAATGCTGGACGATGGAGGAGGCTAACcgccaagagagagagaggaagccGGAGAGTGACGATGGAGGAGGCTAACTACAAAGAGGGACGGGGACTGTAAGGATGAGAAatttcaaagagagagagagagagagagagagagagaggagaggggCTACGTTGGAGGgggaaatgaaattaatttcCCCCTCCGATTGGTtttcaagcaaaagaaagaaaatgaaaaaaaaaaaaaacaaaaaaaaaaaaaaaaaaaaaaactgccttTTCACGTCAGCTGTTGTGCGGTTGTTGTGAAAAATAAGTGCaggaatcatttctcaataAGAAAACTCCTAAGTCTATTTGTTCGAACAGGTCTTGGGACGAAGATTCAGATCTGCTGTACTATAGTGGTGAGAAACTCACAGAAGTACAACATATTGCTTCGTCGATGTCCTCCTGTAACATCAAGCCTACCCCTGCATCATCAGCTTCATGTTCAGGTATAAATCCCGAATGGTCTTACAAGATTCATTAAACTCATTGGCTTCAATTGTTATATATCTTGTGGGGCTTCTTTCGCAGCAGATCCAATCAATGCTGAGGCCAATACCAAAGGTTAGAGACCAATTTAAAGTCGTTGATCAATTTCAATTGGCTTgctttcttatttctttgaatTCTTTCTGAGCAATTGGCTTGTTTTTCAATGGGATAGATAACAAATGCTCCCGCTTATAATAATCGAATGAGGAGTGATACACAAAACTCTCAAGGGAAATTGATCAAGCAGGTGGCACTCAGTGACCCTGCCAAGTAATTGTAGGTAGCATTTCCTGTGTGTATCAATTGAACTCAAAATTCACGACCCATTGAACTGACTGAAACACACAAGCATGACTCACATCTTTTGTgttcttttctttaaattataGTTCACAGGAACATCTAAAAAAACCAGTCAAactggaagaaagaagaatttaATATATAGTGGTAAATACAATTAACAAAAGCACACTAATGCTTGACAAACCTTTACATTGgcttagaatatatatatataataattacacaaaacaATTAACCCACCAAGAGAGCTAGTTTTGGAGGTTCATTCCACTACAATGTGCGGAATGGCCGAGCCAACCGGAGTGTTGTTAATCCGGAGAGAGCCTCTACACAACGGGCAACTCGAATGAACACTCAGCCACCTATCAACGCACTCGGGATGGTAACAATGCCGACACAACGGCAAAACCTTGACCTTGTCCCCATCTTCGAACACACCGAGGCATATACAACACTCGGCTTGTTCCCTCGAGTTCGGAGCTTCCGATGACCGGTGTAAGGCTATGGGCAAGGTTTTGATGGTCAAGGGGTCGAGCCCACGAGACCGAGGCGGCGGAGGAGGCGGCAGCGCGTGGGGGAATGGGTGGCGGTAGCGGCAGACCCAGCGCGCGTAGAGGTAGAGGAGGGTGAAGAGAAGGATGACGGAGAAGAGGACCACGACGAGGAAGAGCGTGCGGCCTTGGATCTCGAAGTTGTCGTCGTCGAGAGCGGTGAAATGCCAGTGGAATGCCTGAGAGTACTGCGATGACGACGACATTGCGAACGAGTAAATGGGTATGTGGACTGTGGTTATGGGTTTTCGGCGGTGGTCATGAGATGGCGGAGGCGAAAGACCACGGCTGATCTggaggcggcggcggcggcaTTGTGAAGGGCCGAACTCTTATAGCTGGCTGCTTTTGAGGGATGTTAGATTTTGAGTGGATAGACAGTTCAGAGATTAAACAGTTGTGGGTATAATTGTATAGATATTTAATCAATAAGACGGGAATGGTAGAACAGCCTACTGGCCCTACTCCCACATACAGCGCGTGACAAGACTACCCCTATTCTAACAATAGAAAccatgtgcttttttttttctttttttttttaagattatccATTAGAAGAGAGGTCACATTTTTTTCCTGTCTATGAATTTTCGTTTATTTGACAAGGGAGGTTGACGAATCATTTCCCAATTGAAAAGatatttttgatagtttatatGGGAAAGAGTCTGATTTAGATTTCAAGGAAATCTCTGTCCagatttgaacaaaaaaaatgagagagaggaGGTGTGAAACTCAGGTGTTTGGACAGGTAATCTTGCATATTAAGTTGCACGAGGACTTGCTTGGACCCTCCTAATTGGCCCGAGTGTATGAGGGCAATGTG carries:
- the LOC133864522 gene encoding RING-H2 finger protein ATL66, with product MSSSSQYSQAFHWHFTALDDDNFEIQGRTLFLVVVLFSVILLFTLLYLYARWVCRYRHPFPHALPPPPPPRSRGLDPLTIKTLPIALHRSSEAPNSREQAECCICLGVFEDGDKVKVLPLCRHCYHPECVDRWLSVHSSCPLCRGSLRINNTPVGSAIPHIVVE